The sequence gccttagtccattttaaatcttgacatcactctttgaaaattaatttgctttatttttattaagtctaaaattcattgccttgaCAAGTCTTAAAAaaaccctttttaccactatcactacaacaactttgaaaaaacatcaaacttttggcgccgccgacgcggacctgtgcttaggtagatttttttttaggtttattattttttttcctttttacgtttctttttgtctttgatttgcaggttcgaagtggagtactaaggaccttggaaggaaaagcttaaagcgaaaggagcgaaagagaattttttttttgttttatatatagaaaagagagaaaaaaaaagagagatttttatatttttttttaagttatttttttctttttcttttgcactttactttatttggactttggactggactcttggactttattatttatttattttttaaaaaaaccctacggaagagtagttaaatacaaactagggaaggacggtgattacaatatcacctcggcccctcgggttcgcacacggcataggagtcgtggcccgagtcgacgacaacggttcatcccccgtctggtacgggaggtaagtccaatcgaaacactcgcgaatcccctgcaagcgagttattgtactccttaaggtgctaattgtttgaggacgaactagactgtctttattttcctagtaaagggcaaggcctggcctaaacaagataagggttcagatttcatcaccgctcccttcttgcccgctttaggagaacaaaacctaacgcgaacccaagctttaaaatcttattagaaagagacctatagggtatcgagcttcttaggaaaaattttcgaaggatattggttattcttttagcatacttcgaagatcatgacggtttctgtgagttgaatgcgtgactgcgccgccttgtactgcggtgaggccttgggtatcaaagctccactaagcttccctcgcctcgattcaacttactttgactcggattgattccagaggggtttgcttaaattgtaacgaattccctttcgagatatagaagctagtctagaaacaatctaagtgagccttcatgcttgttgtttgctagaaatctctaagtttgctgtggtaaagtcgagtcagcctgctgtgtgattgctagaaccttcctgttaggatttttatttctttttgattttttttagtgtatgcccgattttgttaatagggcttggaaaagagatactctaggtcgattgattagcgaaaaacctagtagttcttctgatataagcagggagctcgaagattgttcttttgagagccctgtttttggaaacttcagttttgagaatatgcgtctttgtgaagaaagttctcctagtcctttggtagtgcaagaaatggcaactttaaaagctttattgaacccaactaggacctctcgtccgtcttgtatcaagttagctgaaaccgaggcaaattatgaactcaaacctgggactttacagatgctcccaacctttttaggaaaagagaatgagaacccctattttcatgttagggaatttgaggaagtatgtagtactctgaaaattaaaaaccttagtgatgatgcactgaaacttaggttattccccttttccttaaaagataaagccaaatcttggctgtatagtttggattctgagtcaattgaaacctatgaacaacttacatctgcctttatacataagtttttctcaaggcacaaaacatcgtctattaggacacaaatttgtacttttgctcaacaagagggagaatctttatataggtatttagaaaggttcaatgacttaatttttcaatatcctcatcatggtttagagaaggttaggttagttcagatcctctacgagggtttagactattcaacaacgaccatggttgagtccttatgcacaggtgggtttgagaataaaactgttgatgaggcgatgatatttttgaatgaaatcgccaataagacccaacaatgggaaaataatagggaaccccagaaaaaaattcttctaagtagaggaaatgtcaatagggtagaaggatcctatgagtcagatgctaaaatagcagccatagccaaaaagttagaagcgttggaattaggtcattctagtggtactattggtagaatagagcctttttgggaagaccatactgttgaagagcaagccaatgctctttataacaacactagattcgataaccgtcagaagtttgacccttattaagaaacctataaccctggctggagaaaccatcccaacctttcttggtctaagggccagaatcaaggtcagtctagtaactctcaagctcccccaggctttggatatcctaagaatccttcagccccggcacagtttcagaacccttcggataagaagtttatgattttagaatagtctcttgctttgttaactcgtaacactatgcagtttcagcaatctgttgctcaaggtatagaagaaaataagagaataggtcaggctaactctcaggctatttccgagttgaaaacccaggttagtcatataaatgagtctttgagggaaaaaggtaagtttcctagtcaaactcaacccaatcctaaagcagagaaatcgtacaatcatgtgaactctattacaacccttaggagtggaaagaaagttgacaataaggttgccatgcctgatagtgaacatgttgtagttcacccttatgagccagaaaatgagaagactgatagagtctccaaagagaccaatgagggtcctgatgagcccggctttgttcccagagccccgttcccccagctgctagttccgactaagagggagtccaactttaatgatatattggaggtttttaagcaggttaatatcaacccttattagatgcaattaggcagattccctcttatgccaagttccttaaggacttgtgtacgcgaaagcgtaagctcagtgtccagaagaaagccttcatagctagtcatgtgagttctattattcagaataccactactcctaagtataaagacccagggtcccctaccattgcttgtacaataggtaagtaccgtgttgagaaagcgttgcttgacttaggagccagtgtgaacttactgccataccatgtgtaccttaagctaggacttggtgagatgaaacctacacagatgacacttcagttagctgataggtccgttaaaattcctcgtggtgtgatcgaggatgttctcatagaggtcgacaagtttatatatccggtggattttgttatcctagatacccaacctatccctgacccagagaaccaaataccagtgattttaggtcgcccgtttttagctacatccaatgcgatcattaactgtcgaaatggtattatgaatttgtcttttggtaatatgactattgagctgaacatttttaatattagtaagctaccctctgaactagatgactcgaatatagaagaggtgaacatgataggaacattagtcgaggagtcattaccaaacactttgttagaagatccattagagaaatgcctagctcactttgggattgattttgatgatgataaggtgattaatgaggtgaatgctttgttagattcaacccctttgttagatactagtaatggatggaaacctaagttcgaaccactaccagtttctaagtctaccctagttccttctttaaaagcctcctaagttggacctaaaaccattgccagataccctgaagtatgtgtttttaggcccgtctgagactttacctgtgattgtttcttccgacttggatagagatcaggaaagtaggctagtaaccgtccttcaaaacaacaggaagctttagggtggaccatagcagacattaagggtataagtcctactgtttgtatgcatcagatctatttagaggaagacaccaaaccttctagggagatgcaacgtcgactaaaccccaatatgaaagaagtagttcgaactgaggttcttaagctattagatgcaggcattatctaccctatttcagacagtaagtgggtcagccccgttcaggttgttcccaagaaatctggtattactgtagtccagaatgataacaatgagttaatcccgacccgagtgaccacgggttggcgtgtttgtattgactataggaaattgaacaaggtcactaggaaggaccactttccccttcccttcatcgaccagatgctagagagattagctggacatagtcactactgctttttagatggctactctggatataatcagatcgttatttccccagaagaccaggagaaaaccacttttacctgtccctttggtacctttgcgtatagacgcatgcctttcgggctatgtaatgcccctgcgacttttcagcgttgcatgatgagcatattttctgacatggtagaacggttcttagaggtctttatggatgatttttcagtgtttggttcgtctttcgatgagtgcttgcatcatttgtcattagttttgactaggtgtaaggaaaagaatttagtgcttaattgggagaaatgtcactttatggttcgttcaggaattgttctagggcatattgtatcttcaaagggtatagaggtagatagagccaaagttgaccttattaaaactttaccggtcccaaaaaccgtaagagatattaggtcattcttagggcatgctggtttttatcgtcgtttcattaaggattttagcttgatgtctagacctctttgcaatttgcttgcaaaagatgttaagtttgtctttgatgatgcttgtttagaggcttttgagaagcttaagtcattactcactaccgcccccatagtccaggcacccaactggaacctaccctttgagatcatgtgtgatgcttcagattatgctattggtgttgtgctaggtcagcgagaaaataagttacttcatgtgatttactatgctagcaaaactctgaatgatgcccagttgaactataccactaccgagaaggaactattagccattgtgtttccttagacaagtttagaccctatctcttaggttctaagatcatcatatatactgatcatgctgctttaaaatatcttttgtctaagaaggatactaaacctagattgattaggtggattctgttgttgcaagagttttctccagacattagagacaaaaagggtgccgaaaatgttgtagcagatcacttgtctaggctagttgttagttcccagatgattcccttcctataagggatagctttcctgatgaacaattgttctttgttacccaattaccttggtatgcgaatatagtgaactatcttgttactggtcgaatgccccaacattggggtaaacaagatcgttctagatttttagccgaggttaagcacttcttttgggatgatccttatttgtttaagtattgtccagaccagattattaggagatgtatacctgagagtgaccagtccagtattatttccttttgtcatgatcatgcttgtgggggtcactttagtgctaagaagactgctgctaagatattgcagtgtggattctattggccttcgtttttaaagactcccatagttactgtgttacttgtgaacgttgccagaaattaggaaccatttcccgtaggaacatgatgcccttgaacccgattctgattgttgaggtctttgatgtgtggggtattgactttatgggtccgttccctaattcttttggtaacctatacatccttgtcgctagactatgtctctaagtggattgaagcggttgcgtgtaaaaccaatgaccatagggttgtgatagagttcttgaaagaaaatatacttacacgttttggtacaccgcgagctataattagtgatggagggtcgcacttttgtaatggaccttttaggcttttaatgaagaaatatggtattactcataaggtagctaccccgtatcatccacagactagtggtcaagttgaggtttccaatagggagataaaacgtatattagagaaaacagttaatcctaatcggaaagactggtcgtctaggcttactgatgccttatgggcttaccgtactgcgtttaagactcctattggaatgtcgccttatcggcttgtttatggcaaggcatgtcatttacctgttgagttagaacatagagcttattgggctgttaagcagctaaatttttcactcgacaaggcaggagcccataggaaactccagctcaatgagttggaagagattcgtagagatgcgtatgatagtgcgaaggagtataagaacaaaatgaaacttgtgcatgataggaatattctaagaaagacattttctccaggtcaaaaagttcttctgtatgatacccgcttacatcttttccctgggaagttgcgttctcggtggacgggtccttttattgttcgcactgtttttcctcatggagctgttgaaattaagtcaccggatggtagtagttcttcgaaggttaacggtcagagattgaaaccctttttagagcccttgcctacaggtgatgttgaggaggtccctctggaggaccctgtttacccttgattgaccatcgaggcggattgtatgttgtatattagtttttgattttcttcacccaggtactatctttccaacttctcctcgtgttatgttacttttggtactgctctttcattagaaacattgaggacaatgttagatttaagtttgggggtggggaagaaactttttgttagttttaagttgcaataaataaactccagagcctagaaatttatgcgtattcaggatggcactaactaatctaagtggatggaagaatcttttgtaggagttgaggaaccaatctgattagatggaaacatctatagagtctattcataaaagcacagagctcaggtgttagtaataacatgatagtttcaccatatctcgttgagtccttttcatttcttttttttattttatttttttaaactatgtttctctaaatgattaggtggggcacacgattcaagttgttaccactgctagggtgaattagagtgactgagttactaaaaaaaaaaaaggaccggaccagttagaccaatcggaataagtattaacacttggatagcaatatgcgtgtgttctccctgtttccgtcgcctaagcaagcgtggaatgcaggacccgtgggaattatcgtgtaatctgctgacaagaagcatgcgcttggatcaaaaagatctattcatgccgttaagttaaaaaaataaaatatggttattgttctgtgtagtcaactgctggttcccttgtatttgccagtttgttgatctagatttaagttattgaccactggttcccttgaatatgccagttgtgttgatattagtcagaccggtatctcagtccattaggataggatcattctggcagtggccttcagacagatatgtgaaacatcgatcatttggttaacatcaaaaccatctacatttttctatttccatctcctttttctatccatatgattagtttgactccgaatatgatgtccatagtgcaactatctgagtagagctctgtcactttatatgaattttagtatgcttgagtgcaaactcatgtacaacaattggaatttcgcatcagggtacttcctcctatagtcaatgcttgtatgccaaccaaggagattctttagtgccttccaaggttcgttgtagatagctagggtctggagtaatggttttgtgggcacaactctggtaaaccctccggagattaactcggttttatttattttttattagttttgctcgaggacgagcaaataataagtttgggggtatttgatagacccatttttgtgtctaatttgtcctcaatttccgtattgttggaactctatttttgtactaatattgtgtttttatgtatttttaggaaataaacatctttggaaaattcggctcgaaaagttgattttggcacccggaggacaagtgttattcggactctcgcttttggataaggggtaacctaattactaaggggcacccccaggtcacccccaaggcagctgatATTCGCactcctactctggatagggggataccagtttcttccccatttgaaacgattttggcgggaaatttttaaacagttctggcagaatttcgatcgtcaaaatgaaggagttatgggtcgattcaatggctgaaatttggtatagagatgtgatataggttaaggaacatagtatgggtgacatgattgatcaaatttggctggaattttcggtatgattcacacacccaaaacagagcacgtgtactgtaacacgagaaaaattgaagttcttgtgtgcatgggggagttctgctggcgttggaagagtgttgaggcgtgaataagtcgaatgggagcgtgcaggaagcaagttgacgtgagaaaattctttaaatggcaattattctctatttttggaagcaaggaataatcgaattaaagagagtatatacgcaatcaatggtcggatttttggcctcaattcactataaatacacgtacaattgaatctagcaagtttggagagtctgggggaaagtttaggagtcgagagaatcaaaagaaaatcacacagagaagagaagagttctgctggtgtagttgaagacgaagaacaaaatacgctccaggaaagtcgttgaaaggtgtcgcttaactgcgacaatttccaattcctttaCCGCGACTTAGAAACAGTGCTTACAGCACTTCATTTGTATCGCTCTTCCCTGACACTTCCCGTGTGTTGCAAAGTACGGtcgaatattgattttttttttgacatttctcttcattgtaatcaacttttgagcatcaatgaaatattttgagaggttttccaacatgatgagcggctaaaatacctggtgactaaggcgacggaggagctattcactcatgtttgattggtaaattctttttataatttcttaattatttattttatttaattcacttggatcaataaaaaaaagagataaaaatagttttcttaattagttgtgaatcagtttgatgttttatgcttagaattaattctttgataaatcattctTAAGGATtataatttaatatttggacaccttatagattaataagtgatttaatggaaaaagagctagataataattatgaaatatttttgtaaccaatcaacttgaagtaatagtgaatccggagccttagtccattttaaatcttgacatcactctttgaaaattaatttgctttatttttattaagtctaaaattcattgacttcacaagtcttaaaacaaccctttttaccactatcactacaacaactttgaaaaaacatcaggaaGCTAGCAATGCTGAAATACGGATTAATGTACTCGTAAACATTGATGTTATTTGAATGCATACACGCAATAGCGTGATCATAAGGGAACTGCTCAGTAAACCAAACCCTACAGCTGCACTGAAACCTCGCAATATTAACAGCATGCGTGTGTTTTCCATCAAAAACTTCCCACTCCATGTCACCAGACTTGGTTATTCTCCACTGGACACCAGCACGAATGGAAGCCAACACTTTTTTCTCTAGCCTGGGACAAATGAATCCTTTATACGTTGCCCCCTTCCTCTTACTTGTACTCATCTGTTCCATAATTTTAAGTCTGATCCAGTTAACAAGTGTTGCAATAGGCATaccttttgcttccttgatccaagAGTTGAAGGACTCTGCAATGTTTGAATACATGTCGCCGTAACGACATCCCAGACAATGTGCATTGGACCAACATTCCACTGGAATCTCACTCAAGAATTTGTGAAGACCATCACATCCCATATCCTTCAACTTTTGCATACCCTGATCAAAGCCTTCATGAGTCGATGAATAGAAACATTCTTTGAACAAACCCATCGCAGCATAATGCTCTCCCTTTTTCTTGTTGGTCTTACTGCGGACATTATTCTTCAAATGCTGGTAACACCAAGCATGATAGAAAGTTGGGAAAACATCACGAATCCCTTGGATCAAACCCTCATGGCGATCCGAAATAAAAGTTAGTACACGAGGGCCCAAGatagattctagtttcttcaagaacCAATGCCAATTCTCAACAGTTTGAGCTGATACGATACCATATGCCAGAGGAAATATTCCTACAgaaacaaaacaaacacaaaaagaaaaaatcatatcaAACTGACTGAAACTGCTATTGtacaaaatgaaactagtttcattctcTAGTCTGACTTCACCAGTtaaggatgaaaccggtttcatccagtgataatttgacataattttttttttatgacatcaaaaataaaagaagacgTACCATTATTCGCATTCTTCCCGGTAGCCACCATAAGACAACCCCTAAATTTTCCAGTTAGGAAAGTTGCATCCAAGAACAGTACCTGGCGACAATATTCGAAACCAGAGATGCAAGCATCGACGGCTAAGAACAAACTCTTAAACTCGCCACCTTCAACAACTAAATCAGCCCTACTACCTGGATCGCGTTTCATCACGGCTTCACACCACCATCTCAAGTCAGTGTATGATTTAATGTCCTCGCCATACAATTCCTTGAAACATAATTCTTTCCCGGCATGCGCCTGATCGTAGCTCACTTCCAACCCATAATCACTTTTgagttctctaacaatatccctgGCTTTCTTGTTGGGATTCTGTTCAATctgctcaaatatcaaactcttgaTAAGTTCGCGCGTAACCGGATCAGCCTTTGTTCCATCACTATAACCAGCACAACATTTATGTTCCCCGTTATAGGCCTTGAGGAATAAGAGACCCTTCACATTAGAAGTCTTGGGAGCCGCATGGAACATCCAGTCACATTCCAATTTCTCCTTGTAATAACATTCCACCGTATATCGTTCTGGATTGCTCTTGACGACTCTCACCCTGCGACCAAAaaaatggttatatttctcaacaaCAAGACGAGCTTCATCTCGTCCTCCATAAAAATCTTGACCAACACCTTTTATAATAAACTCTCATTCAGCCGCCTTGCAAGATCTTTTAATTGCCAACTTTCCATTGTATGTACGTTCTTGAGACATGGGGATATCTTGAGAAGAAACAAGCTCTTGAGAGGAAGGAATAGGTGACTGAGCTAAAAGCAACTCCGTCATTGTAGGTGTAGGAGTAACTttactgctgctcggaagatgacaaggattaaccaactgagctctgctagggtctggtgctaaacgaaactcgATCATTCTACTTCTGCTtggaagatgacaaggattaaccaactgagctcttctagggtctggtgctaaacgaaactcgctcattctactgctgctcggaagatgacaaggattaaccaactgagctctgctagggtctggtgctaaacaaaactcgctcattctactgctgctcggaagatgacaaggattaaccaactgatctctactagggtctggtgctaaactaaactcgctcattctactgctgctcggaagatgacaaggattaaccaactgatctctactagggtctggtgctaaactAAACTCGCTCATTTTACTactgctcggaagatgacaaggattaaccaactgagctctgctagggtctggtgctaaacgaaactcgctcGTAGTAGGTTCACGAACAAAATCAGGAGCACGAAGAGGAACACGTTCAAATAAACGAAGCTCCAGGAAAGACAACTGGTTAACAATACACAATGACAAGAAAGAACAGAGCTTCACATCACTGTCAACAACATTGCTTCTCCCCTGATAGTCAAATACAAATTGAAATGAGTCCGGTAAAATGTTATTCCAATAAGAACAGACATGcgccttcaactcatcaactgtTGACTTCGTAGTAACTTGGTATGGACACGCATCGGTACCCCGGATAACCACACAGAGAAAATGATGATCCATCTTCAAAAGGAATATATAAAAACAAATCTTCTGAATCTGGATGTATTCAATGGATAATATGTAAACAAATTAGCAGCAGTACATACTAGTTCAGTTCACATCACAATTGAACACACAAACTTCACATCTGTGTATATTGCATTGAAAATCAGAttactaaaccctagaaaacatgaTTCGAGACAAACCCAAATAATGGACAAATTGAAAAATTTACAATTCACATAATCAACTAAACCCTGGATAttcaaaatcaacaactaaaatcaaaaattaacaaaaattaatCATCAACAACTAAAAATTGCTTCAAAATCGACAGAGAAACTTCAATTGGACAAATTGAAACTTACCGATTCGACGCTATTACAGAAACTTCAATTGCTTCAAAACCAACTCAGAAACTTCGATTAGATGAAACTCCAATTGATGAAACTTCGATTAGATGAAACTTGGATTCTACAAACGTACTAAACAATCGCTaatcatcatgattgataaacgagatctgaagaaaaaaaacgagCTCTGAATTGCcgatttctgcagagctctgagGGAAGGGAAGAGGAGGTTCTGCAGAGCTCTGCGGGAAGGGaagagaaataaattctctttgAAAAGAAGGGTTAAAAGGTTAGGGGGTATTTTAGGTAAGaggcatttttttttaattttcttgagccaaatatccaaattggctatataaacagaatatttctgatttttggctatataaacagtatcaaaagctaagAATCTATATGACCCAGAAATTttgtgttttggtctttttgaccaattttgtgacagAAATAATAACCCCGTCTCTAAAAACATGGTATTTATAAAGTCGTACACCTAAAACTACATTGAAACAACGTCCAAAGATAGACGTTATTATTAGAAACGTTTGAAGCCCCACACAAATTGTAGTGGTGTCCAAATGTTTGCACTAATTAATCGTGCCTAATCAAATTGGGAGGCAGTTGTTGGTAATAATTAGCTAACCCCAAGCTTGTGTAATTTTAGTTTCATCTCTTTGAtgaagttatgtttttaatacaaTTTGCCCTtcgctttaaaaaaaaaaatcagaacagTTCATGGAGACGTGAATAATAACCGCGTTTCACTAGCCCACTTCAATCAAACGACTTCATATAAACTTGAATAAGAAGCACGTTTGGTGGTGGACGCATTTAATAAATGTGTTTGATGAGACACATTTGTTGACACCGTTTGATGCCAACATGAGTATTAATAGCGTCTTGGTATCAAACGTTACTTAAATAAGCGTCTAGACGTAGACGCTACTTATAATGGTGTCCAGATGCACACACAGTTATTAACCACGTCTCGCCATATTTGGGAATTGCTGAATTCAGTTGCCAAATTTGGCAAAGCAATTTGACAATTCGGCAATTTGGCGACTTTACCTCCTGTGAGTgcgactgttttttttttttttttgccaaataTGGCTTATAGCAATAACACTACGGTTGGTATAAGAGCTTTCAGTTTTACCATAGTGGATAAACACATGTGGCATGCTAACTTGAAAATTTTGCATTTTCCAATGGGAGTCGGCATGATGTAGctacaataaaaaaaatttgtccaTCAAAAACCAAACGTTTAGAAAAATCAATATTTTAGACCAAGTTATACTAAAAATCTCAGGTCTCAGCTCATAGATGAATAATAATGGACAACCTATAGTAGATCAAATGTGTTAG comes from Papaver somniferum cultivar HN1 chromosome 7, ASM357369v1, whole genome shotgun sequence and encodes:
- the LOC113295854 gene encoding uncharacterized protein LOC113295854; this encodes MTELLLAQSPIPSSQELVSSQDIPMSQERTYNGKVRVVKSNPERYTVECYYKEKLECDWMFHAAPKTSNVKGLLFLKAYNGEHKCCAGYSDGTKADPVTRELIKSLIFEQIEQNPNKKARDIVRELKSDYGLEVSYDQAHAGKELCFKELYGEDIKSYTDLRWWCEAVMKRDPGSRADLVVEGGEFKSLFLAVDACISGFEYCRQVLFLDATFLTGKFRGCLMVATGKNANNGIFPLAYGIVSAQTVENWHWFLKKLESILGPRVLTFISDRHEGLIQGIRDVFPTFYHAWCYQHLKNNVRSKTNKKKGEHYAAMGLFKECFYSSTHEGFDQGMQKLKDMGCDGLHKFLSEIPVECWSNAHCLGCRYGDMYSNIAESFNSWIKEAKGMPIATLVNWIRLKIMEQMSTSKRKGATYKGFICPRLEKKVLASIRAGVQWRITKSGDMEWEVFDGKHTHAVNIARFQCSCRVWFTEQFPYDHAIASLLAS